A part of Paenibacillus sp. IHBB 10380 genomic DNA contains:
- a CDS encoding YqzM family protein: protein MDTNVHFNDARDHVNEEPRNDLFDLIVGVGGMTLFMTVIFAAMVIIKFIISG, encoded by the coding sequence ATGGACACTAACGTACATTTCAACGATGCACGAGACCATGTGAATGAAGAGCCGCGAAATGATCTTTTTGATTTAATAGTTGGCGTTGGTGGAATGACCCTCTTTATGACCGTTATTTTCGCCGCAATGGTTATTATCAAGTTCATCATCTCAGGTTAA